The Lathyrus oleraceus cultivar Zhongwan6 chromosome 5, CAAS_Psat_ZW6_1.0, whole genome shotgun sequence genome includes the window aaggaaaggaaatcAGAAGATGCAAAAATAGCCAGAGGAGAATCGAATGATGAACCTATGTTATTGATGGCTTCTGAATCTGATGGTGGGTATTTggtagactggtggtatatggacaaTAGTTGCTCAAATTACTTAACTGGAAACAAACAATGGCTGATTAATTTTGACTCAAGAAAGAGGACAAAAATCAGATATGCTGATGATAAGTATCTGAATGCTGAAGGAATGGGAAATGTCAAGGTCAGAGTGAAGAATGGAAAAATTGTTCTTATCAAGGATGTTTGGTATGTTATTGACATGAaaagcaatctgatgagtgtatGATCTAATTGAGAAGGGTTTCTCCACTACTATGAAGGACGGtctcttgaagttgtatgattctGATCAAAATTTGATTATGCAGTCGGAGCAGGGAAGCAATGGAACATTCAAAGTGAATTTCGAAACAAATGAAACTAAATTCCGTAGTATAGAGGTGCTAAAGGTGATAGTGAGTTGTGGCACACGATATTGGGGCATATGAACTTCATAACCTTAGGGCATCTGAGTTCTAAGAAGCTGGTACATGGCATTCCTAAGATTGTGAAGTCTAagaagtcatgtgagatatgcatGAAAGATAAGCAACCTAGATTTCTATTTTCATCAAAAGTagctccaagagcaaaacatgcttTAGGAGTAGTACATTATAATGTATGTGGACCATTTGAAGTATCTTCACTTGGATGAAACATATATTTTGTGTCATTTGGGGATGAGTTCATAAGGATGACATGGGTAGAACTCATCAAGTTTAAGCATGAGGTGTTTTCTGAATTTCAAAAGTTCAGGGTGAAAGCTGAAAAGCAAAGTGGTCAGAAGCTGAAAACTCTCAGAACTaatggtggaggtgagtataactctacagAGTTCAGAAAGTTCTGTAAGGAGAATGtaattgagcatgaggttacgATGCCACACactcctcaacacaatggtcttgctaAAAGAAGAAACATAATTTTGCTTGATACGAAGGAGCATGTTGAAGGAGAAGAAGCTCCCTCACGCCTTACAGGGAGAAGTTGTTTCCACTGCAACATATGTGCTTAATAGGTATATAACCAAGAAGCAGAAGGAAGTTATTCATTTGGAGAAGTGGACTGAAGATAAGCAAAATGTGAACCATCTGAAGGCGTTTGGTTATGTTTGTTATAAACATGTCCCAGATGCTAAAAGAAGGATGTTGGATGACAAAAGAAGATTCATGTTGCTTGTAGGGTACAAAAATACACGTGCTTATAAGATCTACTGTGTTGTAACTAACAAATTTGAATTCAGATGAGATGTCACTGTGAAATAACCATAAGCGTGGGACTAGAAgaagtctcaatccaactctagGGCAGTGTTAGCACTTGAGTTAACTTTTGAAGATATTTCAGACTTTGAAGGAGAATATGCCTCTGAAGAAGACTTTTCCTCTAAAGATGAGTCAGAGTCTGAAGGTGACTCTGAGGATGAAGAAGAGTCTGAAGGAGAATCTAACTCTGAAGGTGAATTTGATTCTGATCCAGATTCTGATGATGATCTAGAATCTGGTGGTAATCATGACTCTGAAAGTGGTCTGACCTCTGAAGGTAGTCCATCATCTGATAATGTTCCAACATCTGAAGAAgattctgaacaagttcagagaccacaaacAATTAGACAAATACCAATAAGATTTGTagagtttgacatgttgcaaGATACTGAGATATACTCTGAAAGGGAAGtcattcagtgtgccatgttCGTATACTCTAAACCAGTCAGTACTGAAGAAgctctcaagaagaaagtgtggttGAAGTCCATGAAACAAGAACTTGAGGGTATATAAAGAAACAAGACTTTGAAGTTGACTGAtcttccaaagaacaagaaatCCATCAGTGTTAGATTAGTGTACAAGGTGAAACTAAAGCCAAATAGATCAATTggcaaacacaaagcaaggtttGTAGCTAGAGGATTTCTATAGATATCTGGACTAGATTACTTTGAGGTGTTTGCTCCTGTAGCTAGACACGAAACAATCAGACTGATGATTGTTATAtctgctaacaggaattggcctctgatgtATTTTTAGATGTCAAATCTACAATTCTGAATGATCATTTACAAGAGAAAATGTATGTatcacaacctcctggatttgtgaaaagaatcaggaaggaatgatgtacaagttgcataaagccttgtatggattgaaacaagctcctagagccTGGAATCTGAAAGTTGGTTCATTTTTCAAGCTTTAAGGATTCaagaaatgtgagatggagtatggtgtttatgTTCAACATACATATGATAGAaatatgattctggtgtgtctCTACTTTGATGACATATTACTAACAGGGAGTTGTTCATATGAGATAGTTAAGTTCAAGAATgtgttgatgaatgagtttgatATGACTGATCTAGGAAATATGATATATTTTCTATGGATGAAGATTATGTAGTGTGATAAGGGTATACTCTTGCATCATttgaagtatgaacttgagcttctgaagagatttgagtTAATGAGTTGTAAGTCTGCAATCACACCTGCTGAAACAAATCACAAGTTGGATTCTGATGTTGAGGGTGATGATGTAGATTATACAACTTTAAAACAGTTAGTAGGCTCATTGAGATATCTCTATAATACCATACCTGATATTTGTTATGAAGTTGAAATGATGAGTAGGTTTATGAACAAACCAAAGTGGTCATATTACCCAGTTGTTGTCAGGATTTTGAGGTATGTTAAGGGGACTCTGAAGTATGAAGTTTTGTTCCCTTATGGTGTTGAAACTGATTCAGAGATGATGTGTTATTCAGACTCTaattggtgtggagacagagttaATAAAAGAAGTACTTATGGATATTTTTTTAAGTATCTAGGAGGTCCTATTTCTTGGTGCTCTAAGAAATAACCAGTGGTTTCATTGTCAATCTATGAAGATGAGTACATTGCAGGTGCATTGTCAGCTTGtcaagctgtgtggattctgaacTTGCGGCGggatctgaagatcaaggtgAGCAAGCCTATGAAGTTGATGATTAACAACAAATTAGCTATAAGCTTTACCAAGAATCCACTACTGCATGGAAGAAGTAAACACATTTACACAATGTTTAATTTTCTAAGGAACCATGTTCAAAATAGGGTGCTTGAAGTTGTGCACTATAGCACTTAGAAGCAGTTGACGGATGTTCTGACCAAGGAAATCAAGACTGGACACTTTATCCATTGgagggatgaaattggtgttaCTGATCTTGATtagctgaatatgaattaagggatgatgtTAGTTATATTTCATTTCAGGTTCATTTAATTTGAATTTAGAGATAATTTGAGTTTCATTTAATTCAGAATGTGTGTATAAGTAGAAGCTGAGTTTTCAGTTTGTTAGAGATCTTTCATTGTGACCGAATTTCAATTCAGCAAAAGTTAGTTACAACTCTTTTTCTCTCTCTTCCATCTTCATCATCGTCATATTCTTCCTCTTTTGCACCAACATACTACACTTCATAAATTTTGCTAATAATTACCAGAGAAACAAATTCACGATCTTCTAACAAAGAATCAAACTATTGATTTTAAGCTTTGAGTTGATTAGAAGAAATTGATAATTTCTTGAGCACATTATTTTTGATAAGTAATAATTATATTGAAATTGAGTATTAGGGGTACTCAACCGATGTACAAAGAGAGAAAAGAAGGATCTCTAACTAACAAATAAGTTAAGGAAAACAAAGAATATGATTTCTAAACGAATAATCCTTCCTCTAAAGAGAACATTATTTCTCACCAACCATATAGACCAAGCAACCGACAACCAAATCAGAAGACGAAAATATTTCTTTATATAAGACCAAAATTTGGCGGCTCAATCTCTAAATTCAAAATCCCGCAACCATCAGACCAAAAACATGCATCACAAATAATCTTCCTTTGATCACATCAAAGATCAAATGAAGCTGGAAATATTTCTTTGAGTGGTTGATGACCTTTCTATCTAGACCTCCAAAAACCAATGCCCTACCCACACCAAGCTTGCAAAAGATACAGTTTTGAAATCAACCAGAATTTGAACTTGTTACAGTCACAATAGTGCTTTAATCCAAATCCCCCGTCAGCATTTTGATTTACACACTGAAGACCAAGATACTCAATTGATTTGTCTCTTACTTTTGTCAtctttccaaaaaaaatctcTTTGTATCTTGATTAGCTCACCAATCACCACCTTTGGTGCTTTatagaaataaaagaaataaagagGTATGAAGTTAAGGAATGTATTTAAAAGAACGACTCGACCTCCATAGGATATGAACTTGCTTTTCCAACTTGAAATATGACATCTCATTTTTTCATGAATCGGAACCCATAAACTGCGCCTTCTAGGATTGACGCCTAAAGGAATTCCCAAAAAATCAAGAGGAAGGTGTGAAATTGAACAAGCTAAAAAGTATGAAGTAGACTTCAGAAAAACCGAATCAACGTTGAAGCCCAAATCCTACTTTTGTGAAAGTTTCTTCTTAAACCCAAAACCATTTCGAAACCATGCAAAATCACTTTGAGCGTCCATATATTTTCCCAGGAAGATTGACCTATAATGATTGTATCATCGAAAAACTGTTAAAGATCAAATTTGAGGTTATTCGACAAAGAAAATGGTTGAAAAGCTGCTTGAGAGACCACATATTTAATGAGCCCAACTAGACCTTAAGTAAAGATAATGAAAAGAAATTGAGAGAGGGCATCCCTTTGTTAAAGATCTCTTGATGCTTGAAAATCCTTGGTCGGACTTCCGTTGACGAGGACAGAGGAAGAACTAGAGAAAACACATGATTGAATCCATTTGATCCATTTATCACCAAATTTCATTTATTGAAGGACAAAAAATAAGTAATCCCAAGCCACAAAATCAAAAGCCTTCTTGAATTAGACTTTGAAGAGAAACAATTGCTTCATATTTCTTCTAGCAAAATCAATCAATTTGTTAACCACTAAAACACCATACAACATATTGCGATCAGGAATGA containing:
- the LOC127080022 gene encoding histone H2A.Z-specific chaperone CHZ1-like; this encodes MASESDGGYLVDWWYMDNSCSNYLTGNKQWLINFDSRKRTKIRYADDKYLNAEGMGNVKVRVKNGKIVLIKDVWVKAEKQSGQKLKTLRTNGGGEYNSTEFRKFCKENVIEHEVTMPHTPQHNGLAKRRNIILLDTKEHVEGEEAPSRLTGRNFEGEYASEEDFSSKDESESEGDSEDEEESEGESNSEGEFDSDPDSDDDLESGGNHDSESGLTSEGSPSSDNVPTSEEDSEQVQRPQTIRQIPIRFVEFDMLQDTEIYSEREVIQCAMFVYSKPVSTEEALKKKVWLKSMKQELEGI